A stretch of DNA from Montipora capricornis isolate CH-2021 chromosome 1, ASM3666992v2, whole genome shotgun sequence:
CATAGAGGCAGGGTACTTCATAGCTATCGCTAAATCACAGTGCGCCCCTTCTATTGTTATTCGTTTTCTCGGTTTTCTTTGCGATTCCTTTCGCCAGGCTTTCCTTCTCCCGCCTGATAAGAAACTCAAGTTCAAGATACTCAGGGAGGAGATTCTGTCCTCCCGGTGTGTTGGTGTTAAAACCCTTCAGAGGTTTGCGGGAAAGGTTATCTCGTTTAGTTTGGCCATTCCTGGTTGCAAACTCTACGTTCGTGAAACTTTCAAGGCCATTTCCCAGCTCTGTCGCTCCTCTAAACCTTTTGTTCGCGTTGAGGGAAACCTTCGTACAGAGGTTTTATACTGGCGTTTCCTCGATGATTGGAACGATTGTTTCCCTTGGCGCTCCGAGCTTCACGTCACAGTTTCACTCTTTTCTGACGCCTCGACGTGCGCTTGGGGTGCGGTTCTGTTTCGAAACGGACAGAAGTTGATGTCAAGAGATTACTGGCCCTCTGATCCTTCTACAGATGTCAATTTATTGGAGTCAAGAGCTTTGTTGAATGctcttgtttcttttaaaagccggTTGTCAAATTCCCGCGTTGATGTCCATATTGATAACAAAGTTCTCAAGTCTGCATTACACGACGACGGTTGCAGGAATTCTGCAATTAACGAGGTTGTCAAAGAAATTTATCGTTATAGTCGAGATCAGAACTTCAGCATTCAAACTTTCTACGTGCCTTCGTCGCATAATCCTGCTGACGAACCTTCGCGGAAGTGTTCGGATTTGGATTGTATGCTTTTTGTTGGGGCTTGGCTATCTTTGGAACGTTTGTTCGGTCCTCATTCATTCGATTTAATGTCCTTGGACAGTAACTGTAAAAAAGATGCCTATGGCAATCCTCTACCCCACTACACGCCCTGGGCCACCCTCTGATCCGCTGGGATCAACGTTTTCGCTAATCCCCTACTGGCTGGTCACAACATTTACGTGTTTCCACCTTTTGTTCTTCTTGGACCTCTTCTTCGCTACGTTGTCGACCAAGAGTTTCATGGCGCTTTCACGCTCATTGTTCCGGATATCCGACCAAGAACATTCTGGTGGGCAACCATCCAGGCCTTCTCAATCGATCgatttcttttgggcaagaagggtTCCGGTTCAGTCCTACTTTTCCCTTCCCAGCGTTCTCAAGAATGGTTCACCCGTCCTCTCCAGTGGGACCTCTGGGCGTTTCGATGTGTCTGCTAGTAAATATTTTTGCCTTACAGTGCCTTTGATCCCCAGGTCCCAAGACCTTGGAAAGCTGCTCGGCGATGTCCCGCATGTCTGTACCCTAATGACGTTGATGCCAACTTTTGTCAGGCTTGTGGTTCGAGGACATGCCTTAAAAAATTTGTTGTGCCTACCAAGACTGTTGACCATGCAAAGATTGCTAAACGTTTCCAAGAGTTTAACGATGTGTTCAAAGCCAAGCCTTACCAGAGACAGAAGTCCGCCCTTGAGCGAGAGCTTTTGGATTTCCTAGCTTCCTTATCTCCCCAGAGAGACATTTCTTCGTGTACTTCGGAGGAAATTGTTAAGTTCTTAATTAGTAAGGACAAGTCAGGGAAGACCGTGTTACATAGTCGATCGTGCTCTGAAGTTCCTTGTGATTGCCCGACCCGTTTAGCAGCAGGGTCGGTAGATTCCTTGTTAGGAAAGCTGAGGGCCATTTTTAATAATCTTGGCCGTTTGCACGACTCCAATCCTGTTGCGCACACTAGGGTTAAAGAATACCTTAAGTTTATTCGGGAGGAGCAGGCGGGTAAAGCAATAGTGCCTTCGCAGGCAGTCCCcttattttttgttaaattttctaaGTTAATAAGTTTTCTTAGGCGTTCTATAGAGGCCAGCGCTCACCTTTCCGTTgttaataaatatatcttagTGAGGGACGCAACCTTTTTCGTTGTCGATTTCTTTACCGGGGATCGCGCTTCGG
This window harbors:
- the LOC138057776 gene encoding uncharacterized protein, which translates into the protein MVAACPSQASLNQLRFLSPEYFRAGEIHNHLSVWEHLLRGRGSSQVDLMEIINEGVRIDRFFKSFKGNFKGSSYDSLLPPPMRLDNAKICEQFRNFITDTAVDWVDAGVLAVWGRVSEVTPPHLVLPLTVEPSKPRLCHDERFLNLWIKDLPFKLDHLSDLPRYVLPGHFQTSFDDKSGYQHVLLHPSSRTFFGLEWNGVYFVFCTLPFGWKASAYIYHNLGLAVMSAARSFGVPVSQYIDDRHVGQLCRAPASSTLPPSKVLAEAAAYILCYLLIEAGYFIAIAKSQCAPSIVIRFLGFLCDSFRQAFLLPPDKKLKFKILREEILSSRCVGVKTLQRFAGKVISFSLAIPGCKLYVRETFKAISQLCRSSKPFVRVEGNLRTEVLYWRFLDDWNDCFPWRSELHVTVSLFSDASTCAWGAVLFRNGQKLMSRDYWPSDPSTDVNLLESRALLNALVSFKSRLSNSRVDVHIDNKVLKSALHDDGCRNSAINEVVKEIYRYSRDQNFSIQTFYVPSSHNPADEPSRKCSDLDCMLFVGAWLSLERLFGPHSFDLMSLDSNCKKDAYGNPLPHYTPWATL